DNA sequence from the Methylomonas albis genome:
TATGCCTTCGGCAATCACTTTTATTCCCAGTTTGTGAGCCATCACGATGATTGCCTCGCATAAGGCCATGTCGTCGGAACCAATCGCCAGATTGCGGACGAAACTCTGATCGATCTTCAGGTAGTCGATGTCGAATTTTTTCAAATATGACAGCGACGAATAGCCGGTGCCGAAATCATCCAGCGACACCTGAATGCCGGCGTCGCGGAATGAGAGCAGTTGCTCGGCGACACTGCTATTGGCATCCAGAAGTAGGCCTTCGGTAATTTCGATGACTACGCTTTGTCCGGAGAGGCTTAGTGCCTCCAATCGATTCAGCCAATCGCGATGGCTATCGCGTTCGTTACGGAACTGTACCGGCGACTTATTAATGCTGATCTGGAATTTCTCGTGTATCGATTGGCGCCAGCGGCAGGTTTGCTCGGCGGCTTCCTGAAAAATCCAATTGCCTATACTGCAGATCAAACCGGTTTCTTCGGCAATCGGAATAAAATCCGCAGGGCTGATCAGGCCGCGCGTCGGATGTTGCCAACGAATTAGCGCTTCGGCTTTATGCACGGTATTGGTGGCCAGCTCGACGATGGGTTGGTAACACAAATAAAACTGCTGCCCGGCCAGAGCCTGTCTTAGATCGTTGCTCAGCCGCAGCCGTGTCTGCGCGGATTCCTGCATAGTCGGGATGAAGAAACAATACTGATTCCGACCCTGGCGCTTGGCGGCATACATTGCCTGGTCCGCATGCTTTAACAAAGATTTCAGGTTATCGGCGTCGTCCGGGTAAAAAGCGATGCCGATACTGGTGGAAATATAAGCAATTTCGTTACCCAGCTGAAAACATTCGGTCATTTTGTGCAACAGGTTGCCGGCTATACGCTCGGCGTTGCCAGGGTCGCCGACATCGCTCAGGATCACAGTAAACTCGTCCCCGCCCAGACGAGCCACGGTATCGGTTTCCCGCACGCTGGCCAAAATGCGCTGGGCGGCGATTTGCAGTAACTCGTCACCCATGTCGTGTCCAAGGGTATCGTTCACTTCCTTAAATAAGTCCAGATCGATAAACAACAGGGCCAGACGCTTATGCTCCCGGTGGGCTTTTTTGATGTCCTGGCCCAACCGGTCGTAAAACATGCGCCGATTCGGCAATTGGGTTAATGGGTCGAAATTGGCTTGTTGCCAGATCACGCCTTCGGTTTTTTTCTTTTCGGTAATATCGGAAAACAATGCCACCCGGCGTTGCATGGTCTGCTGAGCATCGAAGATGGTATTGACGGTTAACCACTTGGCATATAACTCGCCGTTCTTACGCTTGTCCCAGATTTCGCCCTGCCAACTGCCATTGCTTTGAATGGCTTGCCACATGGCCTCGCTGTGGCTGCTGCTGTTTAGAGTGCCTATGTGTTTGCCAACAACTTCATCGGATTGGTAGCCGGTAATGGTGGTGAACGCCGCGTTGACTGTCAGGATGCGATCGTCCGAGTCTGCCAACAACATCGCTTCACTGCTGTTTTGATAAATCAG
Encoded proteins:
- a CDS encoding sensor domain-containing protein, which translates into the protein MVQSKQKQASLQKSLSILQAALDSSTDAILVVDLFGKIATFNPQFMRIWGIPAGSLKIGDDEKSLSYALKLLKDRTAFLNRIEEIYKYPKQRYACELEFKDGRFIESYCQPQYLDGQPAGRVWSFRDITEQKTSRRRLAQLSFGMDQMHDSAYLIAENASFIYVNNQSCKALGYSHQELLRLSVFDVDPCFPRQVWAAHWAELKIKRSNKLETIHKTKDGRLFPVEVVANYFEYANVGYNLAIARDISERKRIEEALQQAALIYQNSSEAMLLADSDDRILTVNAAFTTITGYQSDEVVGKHIGTLNSSSHSEAMWQAIQSNGSWQGEIWDKRKNGELYAKWLTVNTIFDAQQTMQRRVALFSDITEKKKTEGVIWQQANFDPLTQLPNRRMFYDRLGQDIKKAHREHKRLALLFIDLDLFKEVNDTLGHDMGDELLQIAAQRILASVRETDTVARLGGDEFTVILSDVGDPGNAERIAGNLLHKMTECFQLGNEIAYISTSIGIAFYPDDADNLKSLLKHADQAMYAAKRQGRNQYCFFIPTMQESAQTRLRLSNDLRQALAGQQFYLCYQPIVELATNTVHKAEALIRWQHPTRGLISPADFIPIAEETGLICSIGNWIFQEAAEQTCRWRQSIHEKFQISINKSPVQFRNERDSHRDWLNRLEALSLSGQSVVIEITEGLLLDANSSVAEQLLSFRDAGIQVSLDDFGTGYSSLSYLKKFDIDYLKIDQSFVRNLAIGSDDMALCEAIIVMAHKLGIKVIAEGIETSSQRDLLTAAGCDFGQGYLFAKPLPAQEFEKLFADCKL